Proteins found in one Quercus robur chromosome 2, dhQueRobu3.1, whole genome shotgun sequence genomic segment:
- the LOC126713020 gene encoding WAT1-related protein At1g43650, whose translation MESHKPYIAMLFTQSVYAGMALFSKAAIAKGMNPYVFVVYRQAFASLALAPFAFFLERNKAAPLSYYLLCRIFLVSLCGITLSLNLYYVAINYTSATFAAATTNTIPAITFIMAAFLRMESINIKQLHGLAKVLGSVVGVSGALVFAFVKGPPINFMHWHTTTEKPNTDSSIHSCSTREWIKGSLIMLSANTFWSLWLILQGPIIKQYQAKLRLTTLQCFFSCIQSCFVAIAVERQPSAWKLGWDVHLVSVAYCGVIVTGITYWLQVWVIEKRGPVFTAMFTPLALIITAIMSAFLWKENFYWGSIGGAILLVGGLYSVLWGKNKEDRKSETDKQRQETKEELVLECITHH comes from the exons ATGGAAAGCCATAAGCCTTATATTGCAATGCTTTTCACTCAGTCAGTGTATGCAGGCATGGCCTTGTTCTCTAAGGCAGCAATTGCTAAAGGGATGAACCCTTATGTGTTTGTTGTTTATAGGCAAGCTTTTGCCTCACTTGCCTTGGCTCCATTCGCATTCTTCCTTGAAAG AAACAAGGCTGCTCCCTTATCATATTACTTACTTTGCAGAATCTTCTTGGTTTCACTTTGTGG GATCACACTCAGTTTAAACCTCTACTACGTCGCTATCAACTACACATCTGCAACATTTGCGGCGGCCACGACTAATACAATTCCTGCCATTACTTTCATAATGGCCGCTTTCTTGAG AATGGAAAGCATTAACATAAAACAGTTGCACGGATTGGCCAAAGTGTTGGGTTCTGTAGTCGGTGTTTCTGGTGCACTAGTGTTTGCTTTTGTGAAGGGACCTCCTATAAATTTTATGCACTGGCATACAACAACTGAAAAGCCAAATACAGACTCATCAATACATAGCTGCTCCACAAGGGAATGGATAAAAGGCTCTCTTATTATGCTCTCAGCCAACACTTTTTGGTCTTTATGGCTTATTCTGCAG gGTCCAATTATTAAGCAATATCAGGCAAAACTAAGGCTTACTACTCTACAATGCTTCTTTAGCTGCATTCAATCATGCTTTGTGGCCATTGCAGTGGAAAGGCAACCATCAGCATGGAAACTTGGATGGGATGTCCATCTAGTTTCAGTGGCATATTGT GGTGTAATTGTAACTGGAATTACCTATTGGCTACAAGTATGGGTGATAGAAAAGAGAGGCCCAGTTTTCACGGCAATGTTCACTCCACTGGCGCTTATTATTACAGCCATCATGTCAGCATTCTTGTGGAAAGAGAACTTTTATTGGGGAAG TATTGGTGGGGCTATTTTGCTGGTGGGGGGGCTCTACAGTGTCTTATGGGGGAAGAACAAAGAGGATAGGAAAAGTGAAACAGACAaacaaagacaagaaaccaAAGAAGAACTCGTACTGGAGTGCATTACACATCACTGA
- the LOC126696595 gene encoding uncharacterized protein LOC126696595 — protein sequence MNPQEGQILQGQVDELLSKGQIRESMSPCTVLALLTLKKDGSWCMCVDSQVINKIAVRSKCYTKLDLKSRYHQIWIRPGDEWKIAFKTNERLYELMVNELYINLKKCSFLTDKLFLGYVVSVDGIHVNKDKVEYDAFVVGIGDVLLQDNRPVAFFSEKVYETRNHQALKHINSQVSIDMMHARWVAYIQRFHFTLKYKSSVTNKVANALSKRASLLTTLYTEVVRFDYLKELYENDEDFGDI from the exons ATGAATCCTCAAGAGGGTCAAATTCTACAAGGGCAGGTGGATGAGCTTCTCAGTAAGGGGCAGATCAGGGAGAGTATGAGTCCATGTACAGTACTGGCATTATTAACATTGAAGAAGGATGGGAGTTGGTGTATGTGTGTGGATAGTCAAGTCATCAACAAGATCGCAGTCAG GTCTAAGTGTTACACCAAGCTGGATCTCAAGAGTAGGTATCACCAGATTTGGATTCGACCTGGAGATGAGTGGAAGATAGCTTTCAAGACAAATGAGAGATTATATGAGTTGATG GTCAATGAGTTGTATATCAACCTGAAGAAGTGCAGCTTCTTGACTGATAAGTTGTTCTTAGGGTATGTGGTCAGTGTGGATGGGATTCATGTtaataaggacaaa GTGGAGTATGATGCATTTGTGGTCGGGATAGGCGATGTTCTTTTACAAGACAATAGACCAGTAGCATTCTTCAGTGAGAAAGTTTATGAAACTCGAA ATCATCAAGCATTGAAGCACATCAACAGTCAAGTTAGCATTGACATGATGCATGCTCGGTGGGTAGCTTATATACAACGTTTCCATTTCACATTGAAGTACAAGTCTAGTGTTACTAATAAGGTGGCAAATGCGCTTAGCAAGCGAGCATCTTTGTTGACCACCCTATATACTGAAGTTGTAAGGTTTGATTACCTTAAGGAGCTGTATGAGAATGATGAGGATTTTGGTGATATTTGA